The following coding sequences lie in one Sesamum indicum cultivar Zhongzhi No. 13 linkage group LG9, S_indicum_v1.0, whole genome shotgun sequence genomic window:
- the LOC105170687 gene encoding tetraspanin-3-like: MRTSNHLIGFLNFLTFLLSIPVLGGGIWLSSRATTTDCMKFLQWPLIIIGVSIMVVSLAGFVGACYRNTFLMYVYLWVMFIIIATLVGFVIFAYSVTERGSGRAVMNRVYLEYSLQDYSGWLAERVAGPRYWSKISSCIRDSHVCGKLGRSIAGAPESAESFYLRKLTPVESGCCKPPTSCGYTYINETVWTSGGGLTGSDPDCTRWSNDQEQLCYSCDSCKAGVLASLKKSWRKVSVINIVILIILVVLYVVACAAFRHNKQLDNDEAYGETRMEKARPSALW; the protein is encoded by the exons aTGAGAACGAGCAACCACCTGATCGGCTTCCTCAACTTCCTAACGTTCCTCCTGTCCATCCCCGTCCTCGGTGGTGGGATATGGCTGAGCAGCCGGGCCACCACCACCGACTGCATGAAGTTCCTCCAGTGGCCCCTCATCATCATCGGCGTCTCCATAATGGTGGTGTCACTGGCGGGATTCGTGGGTGCGTGCTACCGCAACACCTTCCTCATGTACGTTTACCTGTGGGTCATGTTCATCATCATCGCCACACTCGTGGGCTTCGTCATCTTCGCCTACTCAGTGACGGAGAGGGGGTCCGGGCGGGCAGTGATGAACCGGGTGTACCTGGAGTACTCGCTGCAGGACTACTCGGGGTGGCTGGCTGAGCGCGTGGCAGGTCCCAGGTATTGGAGCAAGATCAGTTCTTGCATTAGGGACTCGCATGTGTGTGGGAAGCTGGGCAGGAGTATTGCGGGCGCTCCGGAGTCCGCCGAGTCGTTTTACCTCAGGAAACTCACTCCTGTTGAG TCGGGATGTTGCAAGCCCCCCACATCATGCGGCTACACTTACATCAACGAGACGGTGTGGACGTCGGGAGGGGGACTGACGGGGAGCGATCCCGACTGCACGCGATGGAGCAACGATCAGGAACAGCTCTGTTACAGCTGCGATTCATGTAAAGCGGGGGTGCTGGCGAGCCTGAAGAAGAGCTGGAGGAAGGTGTCTGTGATCAACATAGTGATATTGATCATTCTTGTTGTGCTGTATGTGGTTGCCTGCGCTGCATTTAGGCACAACAAACAGCTCGACAACGACGAAGCCTACGGTGAGACTCGAATGGAGAAGGCCAGGCCCAGCGCCCTATGGTGA